The following nucleotide sequence is from Candidatus Aegiribacteria sp..
CTGCCAAGCACAGCGGAAGCCACAGCTGTTCCTATTCCGGCGAGATAGGTATTGCCTTTACCCTGCTTGCCCTTGAAATTCCTGTTCGATGTGCTTATCTGTACTTCTCCCTCTCCGGTCATTCCAATCTGACCCGAGGCGCATCCGCCGCAGCCGGCGTTGCTGACGATGGCGCCGGCATCGAACATATCCTTCAGAAGACCTTCCTCAAGAAGTTTTGCCCAGGTTGCCCTCGTTGCGGGTACGACTTTCAACATGACGCCGGGGGCCACTTTCCTGCCCCGCAGCAGTTCCGCCGCATACTTCAGGTCCTGGTAGGTACCGTTAGTACAGCTTCCCACGAAGACTCCGTCTACCTTTACATCGGTCTTTTCCAATACGGTATACACATTCGTCGGGCTGGGCGGGGCAGCAATCAGAGGTTCCAGCCCCTTTATATCAAGTGAATAATCCTCCAGATAAACAGTATCCGAATCCGCATAAACAGCTTCACCGCGGCCCATACCGAAGAAATCCAGAACCTTTTTATTCGGTGGTATCAGAGCTATTATAGCTCCCATTTCCGTGGCGAGACTCGAGAGTGTTACGCAGTCCTCCAGTGACGCGTTCTCAACCCACTGTCCGTATATCTCAACAGATTTGCCAAGCAGTTCATGATTGCTGAACCTTCTGAGCATGGCCAGAGCAACATCCTTGGCCTCTGTTCCTTCAGCAGGCATTCCCTCAAGTGTAACTTTTATGGATTCGGGAATTTCAAACCAGACTTTCCCGGTTTTAAAAGCATAGGCGATGTCCACATCACCCATTCCCTGCCCGAAAGCCCCCACAGAACCCATAATGTTGAGGTGGCTGTCTGTTCCGACCGTAGTCGTTCCTGGTTTCGCGTATTTCTCTTCGATAACAACATGGGAACCTATACCGGCATCGACATCGTAAACCTTAAGGTCGTTCTTTCCGGCATAGTTTCTGATCCGCTGCTGATTGTTGGCATAGGGAATGGTATTCGCCGGAACGTTGCAGTCGAAAGTGAAAAATGTCTTCGATTTGTCAGCTATGGGAGAATCCCCTCCGTACTTTTCAAGGTTCCCCACAACGTTCGCTCCTGCGAAATCCCTTGCCGTCCTGTTGTCGATATCGATCCAGACCACATCTCCGGGGTGGCAATCTCCTCCGCCATGGGATGACATGATTTTCTCGATTAGAGTTCTGCCCATTTCTGCCTCCTTGTGAAATCTTCGGAATACCATTTACCCCTGGGGTCTCTACCAAGGGTCACGCATTTCAGAAAGGTCTCCGGAAGATTTTCGTATTCGTATTTCTTCTTATACAAAGCCATGTCAAAGGGAATTCTCTGCCAGCTGACAGAAGCGGTAGTGTTCTCTTCATTAATATCCAGAATGGCCATTGTTGATTCTTCCGGAAGAGTTCCTCCCCCAATACTTCCTGGATTTATAATCATACGTGTATTTCTGGGCTGAAGGTACATATCGTGGGTATGACCAAGCAGCAGAATATCGCACGAATTCCGTTTTAGTATAAAATCGTATACTTCCTTTGAATCTCGTCCCCCGATACTTCCACAGATATTCCCGGGCAAACCGTGAACACATAGTATTCGCCGGCTTCCAACCATGTACCGGATATCGGATGGAAGTCTCTTAAGGTATTTCCTTTGCTCGGAGCTGATCTGGTCTTCCGTCCATTGAAGCAGCTCGGAAGCCAGAAGTTCCCACTGAACATTTACAAATGAATCACCAGTACTGTCTCTCCCTTTTGCCACCGCTCTGTCACAGTTGCCTTGAACGGTATCAATCTCATTACGCTGCATGAAATCGATAACTTCCGACGGGTACGGACCGAACTGGACAAGATCCCCCAGGCAGACAATCTGGTCTACACCTTCTCCAATAAGCGTTTTGTAACATGCTTCCAGTCCTGGAAGATTCCCATGAATGTCCGATATTATTCCTATTTTCAACTGCGGAACTCCCTCTCGTATAGAAGAGTATCACCGGTAAACTCTGTATGTTGGACAGGATTACCACCGGCCAGTTCTAGAAGAGCTTCCGAATCGCTTCTGTTTATCGCTTCCCTCACCTCTGGTCCTCCCGAAAGAATGTCTATAGGCATTTTCCTGTATTCGTATTCGTATGGCGGATCATTCCACCTTGTCCGGGAATATCTGAAAACTTCGAGCAGAATGCCCAGTCCGGTTCGGAGAGGTCTGAATGCGGATTTGTCAAGTACATGAATCTCGGCACCATAACACATTTCTCCGGAATTTTTGTTGAAGGTGGGAATAAACGTGTGTGAACGTAGAACCGCTCCTTCCGTCCATACGGTTCCATTAAGCCTTTCGCAAAGCTCCATTCCTTTAATCCAGGGGGCACCGAAAACTGTGAATGGCCTTGTGGTTCCTCTCCCCTCTGAAAGGTTGGTGGCTTCCAGCAGACACATTCCTGGATAGACTGATGCTGCTTCGGGGGTAGGCATGTTGGGGGACGGATAAACCCATGGGTAATCGGCCGGGATGCCTTCTCCGTCCCATTCGCCCATTTTAATAACCGAAGGTTCGGGAAGGCCGTCAAGCCGGGCGAAAAGAAGGGCCATCTCCCCAATCGTCAGACCATGCCTGACCGGTATGGGATACAGCCCTACAAAGGATTCGTAGCCTTTTTTCAGAGGCTTTCCTTCGATTATTGAATTGCCGAGCGGATTCGGCCTGTCAAGCACAACAACGGGCACGCGAGCTTCCCGGCAGACCCTCAAACAGTATGCCATCGTGTAAATGTAAGTGAAATATCTCGCGCCTACATCCTGGAGATCTACCACCAGGCAATCAAGTCCTTCAAGGATTGACGGATCAGGACTGCGTGTCTCACCGTAAAGGCTGAATACGGGTATCCCGTAATGGGGATGCGTATATCCTTCCCACTCTATCATGTTGTCCTGGGTCTCGCCATGAAAGCCATGCTGGGGTCCGAACAGCATTTGAAGTTCAATATCCGGAATGGCCGCAATAACATCCAGTGAAGACCTGTATCTGGAATTCACCGCCGCATAATGGGAAAGAAGCCCGATCCTTCCTCCTGGAAGCATTTTGCGAGTAAGCCTGTCAAGACCTGTCTTAAGATCCGACCCCGTCAGAATTCCAACCTGTCTCCGCGCCGGAGTATTACGATTCTGTCGCTGAATCTTCGCGCGACGTCTTTTTCGATCTCGTGTCTTTCCCATGGTTTCAGATGGAAAGCATAAACAGGGATATCAGGTTTGTTCAGCTTTTCCAGTTCCTTTTCAAGAAGAGACGGGGTAAGATGATTGCTTGCTATGGCAACATCCGTCTTCTGATCAGGAAATGATATCTCAGCAATGACCATCTTCAGATCGTTTATCTCTGAAGCTCTTTTCCAGATGGAATCGGTTGGTCCGGTATCGCCGGTATGCAGAATAGTACCGGTATCGGACCTGAAAAGAAAACCCCTGGCACCCGATCCATGACAGACAGGCTCAGCCCATGCGGATATTCCTCCTGGCAGCTCGAACCATTTCCTGTCCTCTATGTTCTCGTAAACCAATGCGGGACCGCTTGAGGTTTTTATATGGCTGAAATCCGGCCAGATAAGATCGTTCATATAATGCTTTTTAACAATATCAAGGCATGCTTTACTGCCCATTACCCTCAAAGGCTCATCCCGGATGGTAACCGTGGCATCTATCATAAAGCCCAGTTCAAGTACGTGATCCAGATGAGCATGGGTAAGAAGAACCATCTCTACTTCCTGCTGCTGTAATCCCGAAAGCATGGATGCCGAACCTGCATCGAGAAGAACCGATTCTCCAAGGAGCATCGAACAGAGATTACACCCTAACTGTTTTGATCCGTCAACACCTATGACATCAATGTACACTTTCCGATCCTCTCTTTACAATAACTCTCGGCATAAAAGGACTTATACGAGTTACTATTTCGTAGTTTATCGTTCCCACCCATTCAGCCATCATTTCCGCTGTAATGATCTCATTTCCATCTTTCCCAAGCAGAACGGCGGTATCTTCAAGGGATACTTCGGGAATATCCGTAAGGTCAACCATAACAAGATTCATGCATACACGCCCAAGAATGGGTGCCCTTTTTCCTCTTACCAGTACATGTGCGGAATTGCCACACTTTCTGTCGTAACCGTCGGCATAACCAACCGGCAGAACACCGAGCCTTGTTTTTCTGCTTGTTCTGTATGTGCATCCGTAACCAATATAGCTTCCTTCTGGAAAATCTTTTATCTGGGCTATTCGGGTTTTCCAGGATAGAACCGGTCTGAGTTCCGGAACAGGGATGCCGTTTGTCTGTGCTGACAGGAACGTTTCCCTGGAAGGCCAGAATCCGTAAAGACCGATCCCGGTTCTGAGCATATTGAAATGCGTTTCAGGAAAGAGTATGGTCGCCGCGGTACATGCTGTATGAATAATCGGAGGAAATATTCCCGATTTCCTGACCGTTTCAACCACTTCTTTGAAGATACCAAGCTGTTTTTCAGCGAACTCATGGTTCAGAGTATCCTCAATATTGGCGAAGTGAGTCGACAACCCCTCTATTTCGAGACCCGGAGTTCCGGAGGCCTTTCGGATGAATTCTGGAACGTCTTCCGGAAGAATTCCCTGTCTTCCTGTTCCTGTTTCGATCTTAACATGCAGCCTGCAGGTTGTATCGTTTCGCGGTATCTTCCCCAGCTTTTCAAGCGTCTCTATATTGTAAACTGTTAATCTCAGATCAGCGTCGACGGCTTCATGGAGCCTTTCCATAAGAACATGGCCAAGCAGCAGAACTGGTCTTTTGATGCCGTAATGTCTTAGTTCAAGACCTTCATCAAGCGAATTGACAGCGAACCAGTCAGCAGAGGGAAGCAGAGAGGTAATCTCCCGTACACCGTGTCCGTAGGCGTTGGATTTCACAACGGAGCAGAAGAGAATCCTGTCATTGTCTGAACAGGATTTCAGCTGCCTGAGATTCCAATCGGGAGCAGACTCGTCGATTTCTATCCATTTAAGATATCCCATGCCATAATTTATAAACAGCGTATATTTTCTATGCAAGGATGAACATTTTGAATTGTCCCGGGAAAGGAGCAGAATCATGTCGAAAGTTTTCTTTCTTCCGATCGATAAGGCACTAATGGATGGAGAATTCGCGAAGCTGCTGAATAAAGCCGCAGATATGAAGGGAATTCGACCGACGGATACGGTCGCTGTAAAAATACATCCCGGTGAAGAGGGAAATACTTCGTACGTAAGCCCGGATAATGTGAACAGAGTCATCGATGCTCTCGATCCGGGAACGAACAGGATATTTCTTACCGATACAACCGTCCTGTACCCGGGAAGAAGAATGTCCGCTCCCGATTACCTTCGTTTGACCAATGAACACGGATTCGGATTACCGTATACAGCACCGTTTATAATAGCCGATGGCCTTCGCGGTGAAGATGAGACGGTAGTGAAAACGCCGGAAGATTTTCATACCGATGAAGCGTATATAGCCTCCATTATCTCAAGTTCAGACGCTCTGGTTGTAATCAGTCATTTCAAGGGACATCTGCTTACAGGCTTCGGGGGAGCTCTGAAAAACCTCGGCATGGGATGTGCCTCCAGAGCCGGGAAACTCTATCAGCATTCTTCAGTAAATCCGCTGATAAAAACTGATAAATGTAATGCCTGCGGCATCTGCGCCGCATACTGCCGGGAAAAAGCCATCAGTATCGGCACATATGCGAAAATAAACCCTGATATCTGTACAGGCTGCGGTGAATGTCTGGGCCGATGCCCGGAGGGGGCCATAAGGGTAAGCTGGAACCAGAACATGAACGTTTTCGTAAGGAGAATGGTGGAGTACGCCTGGGCTGCAGTAAAGGTTTCAAGGCCTCTTGTATACGTTAATTTCCTTACATCGATTGTACCCGATTGCGACTGTATGCATGATTCCGATCCGCCATTTGTTGATGATATCGGCATACTGGCCTCAACCGATCCCGTCGCGATTGACATGGCATCGCTTGACCTGGTAACCGCTGCCCCGGCCTCGGAGAATTCCCCGGTCAGGGCGGGAGCGGGAGAGGATAAATTCACTGCCTGCCGCCCGGACATCTGTGGAATCCTGCAGCTCTCTATCGCTGAATCCATCGGATTGGGCTCCATGGAATACAACCTTGTAAAAATAGTTGATGCTTAATACTCCTCGGCGAAAAGCTGCTTCATACATGTCTCTGGGCGCGCTTTTCCTTTCCACAGTTCCAGTTTTTGTGAAACTTATTCCACCGGAAGCAGGAATACCAACAACGCAGAAGCTTTTCATGCGGGGAGCAGTGGCAACCCTTGCTCTGGCGGTCGTACTTCTTAAAAAGGGCATTTCTTTCAAACCGGGCAGCCCGCTTCTGCTCGGAGCAAGATCCCTCTTCGGAATTGCGGGAATGCTTGCCTATTTCCTTGCGGTGGAAGGTATGCCCCTTGCTGAAGCCGTAACGATCAACAAGCTCAGTCCTTTTTTCGTTCTTATTCTTTCCTGGATTTTCCTGGGTGAAAAATTGAAGAAAACTCAGATACTGGCCATAATTCTGGGATTTACGGGGGTGATAGTAATCCTCAGACCAGCTTCCATTCCATTGACTCTTCCAGCCGGACTCGCCGTAATTTCAGCACTGTTCGCGGGAAGCGCCTATACGACCCTGAGAGCCCTTAGAAAAACGGACAGACCCCTGCTCGTAGTTTTCTGGTTTTCGGCAGCTGTAACTGTATTCTTTCTCCCTTCAGTCATCGTTGGGGGAGTCATGCCCGGTTTAAAACCGCTTGTTTTCCTTTTCTGCATAGGTATATCGGGAACAGCCGGTCAGCTGTTCATGACGAAGGCTTACCGCTGCGCCCCGGGTGGAGAAGTTGCCATATACGGCTATCTCAGTGTTGTGTTCTCGATGCTGTGGCAGATACTCTTCTTCGATTCTATGCCAGTCGCAGCAGTATTTATCGGAGCGGGACTGATTCTTCTCGGCGGATGGATGAACTACAGAAACAACGGTAACTGAGACATTTTCCAGTATTAAATCTGGAAATGATACCGAATGTATTATAGTATTGTAATGTATTTGTGATCCAGGCAATTTGCCTTATGACATTCAAGGTCGTTAAAGGGAAGGAAACGTAATGAAATATCTTCTGCTGATTGTCATCTCTATAGCTTTTCTTTCAGGATGCGGTGAAGACGGGCAGGAAACCGCAGCTGTTCAGGATATTCCGACCCTTCCTGTTGATACACTTGGCCTGATGAATGAGATCGGAGTTGAGACAGGCGATTCCACGAATACTTTCGGTTCCATAGTCAGCGCTCTTATCTATCAGAGTAACAGAATTCTGGTGCTTGATCAGGTCGCATGCTGCGTAAAGATCTACGACAGTAACGGTAATTACCTTCAGCAGCTGTCCAGGCAGGGCAATGGCCCTGGTGAACTGGTCATGCCGTGGGATATGTTCATTATGGCCGACGGCAGGCTGATGATTCTTGACATGGGAAAACGGGGATTCGTTGTATTCGATGATTCGCTGCAGTTCGTTGAGGAATACGGTCTCTGGACACAGAATCCGCCAATGCAGGGAACCGCGGTTTCTGACAGTCAATTTGTCGCCTACAAAGTTGACACGGATATGGCCGATAACGAGATCGTAATGAACCGTAGAGTAGCTCTTTATACCTGCGGAGATAAGGAATGGGATCAGATCTTCTGGCAGGATTCCATTGAAGCGAGTATGAATGAGATAATCGAGAATCCCTCCATGTTCATACTCGATCTTCTTGATCCGTTGAGTATCGGAGGAAACGGTTCACATGGAATCTATTTCTCTCTTAAAGATGGCGAGGATTATCAGGTAACCGGATGGAATCCGGAGGGAGAGGAAACCCTGAGCATCTGCCTGAATATCGAACCGGTAAACAAATCAATGGAAGAGATCGCCGCGGAGAGTACGTATGTAAACAACTACTTGAACCGGATGAGCGGCGGAGGTGGCGCGGGATTGGTCTTCGAGCCTGATTCATTCAAAGATATGGTGATAGGAGTAGATATAGGGCCGGATGGCAATCTATGGGTTCGGCGCGGTACGGTCGATAGTCCCTTCTTCGATATCTTCGATCCAGAGAACGGGGAACTTCTCCATCATACTGTATTCCCGGCAGAGGGCTGGAGTTGGAAAACAAGCGTTTCACCGGAAGGTGTCCTTGCATGGGAAGAGGATCCGGAAGAAGGTTATCAGAAACTCTACATTCTCGAGTAATAATTAGGGACGGAGGCAATTTAATCAAAATGGGCAAATAAACAAATCCTTACTAATAGTAACCATACTATTTATTTGCGAATTTAAAATAAAAAGCCTCCGTCCCTATTTACTACCAGGCGCTTCCCTGATTGCTGCTCATATAGTAGAGGGGCATGGCAAGAGCCACCAGATCGGTGTATTCCTCAGGCTTCCTTCTCTTTCCAAAATTAATCATCAGTGCGTTCCCATTCATTTCAACCGTCTTGAAGACTTTCTTATTCTGAAGAAGGTGCTGCCTGAGATCCGGCCCCATAACCTGTGGTGTTCGAACTTCATCACCCTTGAGAACGAACGCTTTTGAAAATTCCTGATCTTCTTCGAAGTTTATATCCTGGGCGCCAACCTTGCTGCCAACCCAGTCAAACAACGCTACCTGTCTTCTCATGAAGGTTACCGGCAGATCAAGACCTTCTTTCTCAAGGATACATATGGTCTGCTTGTAGGTTTTTGATGTATTGCTCTTGCCTGTATAAGTGCGAACAGTGTACTGATAATCGGCGAGATGTATCGTGACACCTTCCGATTCCCACTGAAGATGATTTTTTATCTTCCTGCTCGATCCCCTGTTGAAAAGCTGGAATGGATAAGATGTATGGGCTGTGGAACCTTTTGGAATGAACTTCCCGCCAAGTCTATGAGATATCTCTTCCCAGGCACCTCTCCGTTTCTTCTCCCTCATTATGAAAAACCAGATGATTATCCCTGCAATCGCAAGAACGACAATTATCGGAAGTGCTTGTGACATAAATACCCCTTTCCTTTTCTAACCTTATTATATATTGATAAGGATAATGATATCCATTCGCTAACAGGTCAAGCAGGAACAGTAACTGAAAATTGATATGATAGAGATAACCAGTCAGATAAGCATCCCCGAAAATGAATTGAGCTTTGAGTTCGTCCGCTCAGGAGGGCCGGGAGGTCAGAAAGTAAACAAGACTTCCTCGGCTGTTCTGCTTAAATTCGACGTTCGCAATTCTCCCTCCCTTACCGATGATATAAAAGACCGCCTGAAAGCTGTGGCGGGAAACAGTTTGAGTAACGATGGCATCCTGGTGGTTCACTCAAGGAAATATCGTTCGCAGATAAGAAACCGTGAGAATGCCATCTGTAAACTGATAAAATTAATAAGGAAAGCATCGAAAAAGCAAAGAAGCCGCAGGGCTACCGAACCAACTGTTACCTCAGAACGGAAAAGGCTGATTCAGAAGAAAAAGCGTGGGATGCTGAAAAAAAACAGGAATTACAGCCCTTCAGATAATGATTTCCAATAGCTATGCACAATTATCGGTGATTGTATTATCGAACAATAATCATATTCGCGCAATCGATGAAGTCACCTGCGTGCATACGAATAACGTAAAATCCTGCACGCAGATCATCAATCATAGCTTCATGTACTCCCGGAGTTAGTTCACTGTAAATCAGTTCAGTAACAGCTCTTCCCGATATATCGTAAACAGTCAGGGATACGTTTGTAATCTCGGGGATTTCAAATTGCACGAACGCCGTTCCATGCGCTGGATTGGGGAATACATTGTGTAAATTGTAAAATGATGCTTCAGTCGATTCATCTCCTGCTATCGGAACAGCATATTCCAGGTTGAAAACGCTTACACCGTAGTGTGTCATCCCACTATAGGAATCTCCCCAGATCATCGTGTGATTGTTATGGTCCCAGGTATCGTGAATCCAAACAACATCAGAAGCCCCATTATCATTGTATCCAAAACCAACCATGGTATGACCTGACACATGAATCATTACAGGGCGTCCGGCATCTATTTCTGTCTTGAATTGATTATATGTAAATCCTTGTGTATTCCCATTGTAACCATAGATGTATTGATTATAATTTCCATGATACTGAATTGAATACCCACGGGATTCAAAGAAAAGCTTCAATCCATGGCATCCATCTCTCTTATCCGGTTCACATGCTGTATAATCGTAAACCGGCGCTCCGCTGGAATAGTAGTAAAACCTTGTTGAGCCATTTGCATTCTGCCAGTTATGATACTGATTTGTTCCCATATAATCCGCTGTACAATCAGCATATTCATGCTGAGTCCAATTACCGTAATACGGGTCTAATGCTGTATCATTACTATCGTAGTAATCATCTACATGCCCTCTCACAGACAAACCATCATATCCCTGATGAGTTGCGCTCAAAGGACATTCTCCATTTCCCCACACGGTGTTCGTTATTGGAGCAACACCACCGTTTGCAGGTCCGGAATACATATTTGGATACGATGTTCCATTATCCCTGTCATAATAACCTGCTATCATTGCCCCGGACGTCGCAGAGCATCCGTAGCACCAATCGTACGCCGGAACTTCCGGCAGAATGTTAACTCCATCGCTTACCAACACTTCCGGCAATTCAACTGACGGTTCTCTGTGATCAATTGGCGGCCTGCCGGGAACAACAATCTCATCAATCATATTTCCATCTTCATCGATATATGTTTGAACGATGTACTCACCCGGAATCGTTGCCTGCGCCAGGGTTGGAATAGAAATCAATACCAACAGAATTGACAAAACAACTGTATTTTTCATTTTTTCTCCATCATATTTTGCGAAATATTTATTCATCATTTTAAGTATAATAGCGAATTCAAAGAAAGCCAACAGTTAAATGTCTGAAGCTACACTCATATTTGATTCTTCCAATTTGTACCCGGTCTTTTCCCAGGCTTCCCTCATGACAGGATTAATTCTGATTAATGATAAGTTCGCTTCGGATTCGTGTCAAAGGAACGAATAATTCCAAATCATAAGAATTGATCTCGAAAAGGATTGACAATCCGGATACGATCAGAACTATATTAAGAAGGTATATGTTGGTAGCGGAACTACCATTTGAAGTAATACAATCTGAAAAAGGTGATATGAACTGCCCGAAGTGCGGACATGAACAGAATGATGAAAACACGGAGTGTATCCGTTGCGGACTGATCTTCAGCCAGTACAGACCCCGGGATTACCAGGAATTGCTGAAAATATCACATTCTATGGAAACGGACAAAACATCTTTTCTTAAGCGAATTCTTAACTATATGTTTCACACAAAGGATGAAATTGAAGTGGTGTACTTCATCGGAAGGCTTATCGTTTTCATCTTTCTTTTCATCTGGAGTTTGAAATTCCTCCAGTGTTCCATAGAAAGCAATTACGTTGGGAAGTCTTTCATGCACCTTGTGAACCTGCCTTTTCATGAAGCGGGTCATATTGCTTTC
It contains:
- a CDS encoding DMT family transporter; its protein translation is MLNTPRRKAASYMSLGALFLSTVPVFVKLIPPEAGIPTTQKLFMRGAVATLALAVVLLKKGISFKPGSPLLLGARSLFGIAGMLAYFLAVEGMPLAEAVTINKLSPFFVLILSWIFLGEKLKKTQILAIILGFTGVIVILRPASIPLTLPAGLAVISALFAGSAYTTLRALRKTDRPLLVVFWFSAAVTVFFLPSVIVGGVMPGLKPLVFLFCIGISGTAGQLFMTKAYRCAPGGEVAIYGYLSVVFSMLWQILFFDSMPVAAVFIGAGLILLGGWMNYRNNGN
- a CDS encoding metallophosphatase family protein, producing the protein MKIGIISDIHGNLPGLEACYKTLIGEGVDQIVCLGDLVQFGPYPSEVIDFMQRNEIDTVQGNCDRAVAKGRDSTGDSFVNVQWELLASELLQWTEDQISSEQRKYLKRLPSDIRYMVGSRRILCVHGLPGNICGSIGGRDSKEVYDFILKRNSCDILLLGHTHDMYLQPRNTRMIINPGSIGGGTLPEESTMAILDINEENTTASVSWQRIPFDMALYKKKYEYENLPETFLKCVTLGRDPRGKWYSEDFTRRQKWAEL
- the alr gene encoding alanine racemase → MGYLKWIEIDESAPDWNLRQLKSCSDNDRILFCSVVKSNAYGHGVREITSLLPSADWFAVNSLDEGLELRHYGIKRPVLLLGHVLMERLHEAVDADLRLTVYNIETLEKLGKIPRNDTTCRLHVKIETGTGRQGILPEDVPEFIRKASGTPGLEIEGLSTHFANIEDTLNHEFAEKQLGIFKEVVETVRKSGIFPPIIHTACTAATILFPETHFNMLRTGIGLYGFWPSRETFLSAQTNGIPVPELRPVLSWKTRIAQIKDFPEGSYIGYGCTYRTSRKTRLGVLPVGYADGYDRKCGNSAHVLVRGKRAPILGRVCMNLVMVDLTDIPEVSLEDTAVLLGKDGNEIITAEMMAEWVGTINYEIVTRISPFMPRVIVKRGSESVH
- the arfB gene encoding aminoacyl-tRNA hydrolase — encoded protein: MIEITSQISIPENELSFEFVRSGGPGGQKVNKTSSAVLLKFDVRNSPSLTDDIKDRLKAVAGNSLSNDGILVVHSRKYRSQIRNRENAICKLIKLIRKASKKQRSRRATEPTVTSERKRLIQKKKRGMLKKNRNYSPSDNDFQ
- a CDS encoding DUF362 domain-containing protein; the encoded protein is MSKVFFLPIDKALMDGEFAKLLNKAADMKGIRPTDTVAVKIHPGEEGNTSYVSPDNVNRVIDALDPGTNRIFLTDTTVLYPGRRMSAPDYLRLTNEHGFGLPYTAPFIIADGLRGEDETVVKTPEDFHTDEAYIASIISSSDALVVISHFKGHLLTGFGGALKNLGMGCASRAGKLYQHSSVNPLIKTDKCNACGICAAYCREKAISIGTYAKINPDICTGCGECLGRCPEGAIRVSWNQNMNVFVRRMVEYAWAAVKVSRPLVYVNFLTSIVPDCDCMHDSDPPFVDDIGILASTDPVAIDMASLDLVTAAPASENSPVRAGAGEDKFTACRPDICGILQLSIAESIGLGSMEYNLVKIVDA
- a CDS encoding T9SS type A sorting domain-containing protein, with translation MKNTVVLSILLVLISIPTLAQATIPGEYIVQTYIDEDGNMIDEIVVPGRPPIDHREPSVELPEVLVSDGVNILPEVPAYDWCYGCSATSGAMIAGYYDRDNGTSYPNMYSGPANGGVAPITNTVWGNGECPLSATHQGYDGLSVRGHVDDYYDSNDTALDPYYGNWTQHEYADCTADYMGTNQYHNWQNANGSTRFYYYSSGAPVYDYTACEPDKRDGCHGLKLFFESRGYSIQYHGNYNQYIYGYNGNTQGFTYNQFKTEIDAGRPVMIHVSGHTMVGFGYNDNGASDVVWIHDTWDHNNHTMIWGDSYSGMTHYGVSVFNLEYAVPIAGDESTEASFYNLHNVFPNPAHGTAFVQFEIPEITNVSLTVYDISGRAVTELIYSELTPGVHEAMIDDLRAGFYVIRMHAGDFIDCANMIIVR
- a CDS encoding 3-isopropylmalate dehydratase large subunit, encoding MGRTLIEKIMSSHGGGDCHPGDVVWIDIDNRTARDFAGANVVGNLEKYGGDSPIADKSKTFFTFDCNVPANTIPYANNQQRIRNYAGKNDLKVYDVDAGIGSHVVIEEKYAKPGTTTVGTDSHLNIMGSVGAFGQGMGDVDIAYAFKTGKVWFEIPESIKVTLEGMPAEGTEAKDVALAMLRRFSNHELLGKSVEIYGQWVENASLEDCVTLSSLATEMGAIIALIPPNKKVLDFFGMGRGEAVYADSDTVYLEDYSLDIKGLEPLIAAPPSPTNVYTVLEKTDVKVDGVFVGSCTNGTYQDLKYAAELLRGRKVAPGVMLKVVPATRATWAKLLEEGLLKDMFDAGAIVSNAGCGGCASGQIGMTGEGEVQISTSNRNFKGKQGKGNTYLAGIGTAVASAVLGRIASVHELKEVR
- a CDS encoding DUF1343 domain-containing protein; the encoded protein is MGKTRDRKRRRAKIQRQNRNTPARRQVGILTGSDLKTGLDRLTRKMLPGGRIGLLSHYAAVNSRYRSSLDVIAAIPDIELQMLFGPQHGFHGETQDNMIEWEGYTHPHYGIPVFSLYGETRSPDPSILEGLDCLVVDLQDVGARYFTYIYTMAYCLRVCREARVPVVVLDRPNPLGNSIIEGKPLKKGYESFVGLYPIPVRHGLTIGEMALLFARLDGLPEPSVIKMGEWDGEGIPADYPWVYPSPNMPTPEAASVYPGMCLLEATNLSEGRGTTRPFTVFGAPWIKGMELCERLNGTVWTEGAVLRSHTFIPTFNKNSGEMCYGAEIHVLDKSAFRPLRTGLGILLEVFRYSRTRWNDPPYEYEYRKMPIDILSGGPEVREAINRSDSEALLELAGGNPVQHTEFTGDTLLYEREFRS
- a CDS encoding 6-bladed beta-propeller gives rise to the protein MKYLLLIVISIAFLSGCGEDGQETAAVQDIPTLPVDTLGLMNEIGVETGDSTNTFGSIVSALIYQSNRILVLDQVACCVKIYDSNGNYLQQLSRQGNGPGELVMPWDMFIMADGRLMILDMGKRGFVVFDDSLQFVEEYGLWTQNPPMQGTAVSDSQFVAYKVDTDMADNEIVMNRRVALYTCGDKEWDQIFWQDSIEASMNEIIENPSMFILDLLDPLSIGGNGSHGIYFSLKDGEDYQVTGWNPEGEETLSICLNIEPVNKSMEEIAAESTYVNNYLNRMSGGGGAGLVFEPDSFKDMVIGVDIGPDGNLWVRRGTVDSPFFDIFDPENGELLHHTVFPAEGWSWKTSVSPEGVLAWEEDPEEGYQKLYILE
- a CDS encoding 3',5'-cyclic-nucleotide phosphodiesterase gives rise to the protein MYIDVIGVDGSKQLGCNLCSMLLGESVLLDAGSASMLSGLQQQEVEMVLLTHAHLDHVLELGFMIDATVTIRDEPLRVMGSKACLDIVKKHYMNDLIWPDFSHIKTSSGPALVYENIEDRKWFELPGGISAWAEPVCHGSGARGFLFRSDTGTILHTGDTGPTDSIWKRASEINDLKMVIAEISFPDQKTDVAIASNHLTPSLLEKELEKLNKPDIPVYAFHLKPWERHEIEKDVARRFSDRIVILRRGDRLEF